A stretch of DNA from Methanoplanus endosymbiosus:
TAATCTCCGGAGCGCATCTCAAGTCCTGCAATACTTGAATCGATCCATTTCCGTACAGTCTGAAAGCCTTTCATTGAGAGTTCTTTTGACGGCCCGGCGATGAGAATCAGCGCTTTATACGCGCTTGTCAGGTCACACGGTATTGAGATCTCTTCATAAACTGCTTTTTTTGCAAGAGAAACTATTCTGGTGGCCCTCTTATGTGATCCATCACTGAAATATGATTCAGGCCTTAACTTCTGGAGCGGATCAAAGCGGTTTCTTGGCAGTTCCTCAATTGCGTAACCTATTGCTGTGATGCCATTATCCTTCAGAGTGTTCAGCACTTCCCCCGCATCCAGAACGACTTCCGCATATTCGACTCCGGATTCATTGAATTCTCCTGCGCGCAGCAACAGACCGATCTGACGTGATATTTTATCATTCAGCAATTTGTAGAGGTCCCTTGGGTTATCGGGGAATATCTTTGCGTATGCTGCCTGCCTGATGTGGGATTTCCCTTCATCATCCACTGATGTTTCATATGATGCCTTGATCTTTCTGTACCAGGTCTCATTGTCAAAAAGAATAATTCCATCCACAAATTTTTCTATTTTTTTGATGTCATCCGCGGCTTTTGCAGCAATTCTCTTTCCTTCATTATGGTACGGCAGGGTGCAGACTGCAAAAACGGGTTCATAATAGGCTTTTCTTATCTCCTCTGTGATCTCCGGAATAATGTCGCTTAAACTTCCTCCAAGTCCGGTAAATACAAGAATTGCATCAATATCCAGATTGTCCAGTTTTTTTATCTGCGCCATTATCTCTTTGATGTCAACAGTTGATCTGGTGTCATAGTGGACATCAGGATCAATTGCGGGAAAGAATATTTTGCAGTCGTTAGGGAGGTTTTTAAGTTGATTTAACAGGTTACCGTCTACATCTATCACAACCGAGGAGATACAGCTTACGCTGCTTCTTCTGTCCTGATAATAGAGCTGATCAACAATTCTTGATCCTGCTCCTCCCAGTCCGACGGCAAGTATTTTCATATATTATATTGTCTGTTCTGTTACCTTACCGGATTATTCTCCGGATAATCGCATATTTTTCTCTTAAACAAATAATCTGAGTATTATTCTGAATCTCAGAATTCCGGATTATTCCGGTTTTTATGTACAGATATATTAATATTAGTATTTGCAAGCCAATAAAGACTATTACTGTTAACAGGTTTTTCCTTATATGTATTTATTGTTATTTTAATGAATGTCTGTATTTTTCTCTTTGTTTTAGGTTTTATCTCTTAAATCGTATTATTTATGATTATTTTTTAACCTGTGCTATTGCCGGACAGTCCCCGGAAATCCAAATGATAATTTATTTAACTTCCTCTGAATTAATACTCTATCTGAGGTGAATATACCTTGAGTTATGGAATTGAATTTGTACCAGGAAATATATCAGTTAAACAGGTAGTGAATTACTGTAAACTTGCGGAGCAGAAGGATATCGACTTTGCATGGATTACAAACCACTACAACAACCGCCACTGCTACCCAACCCTTGCAGCAATTGCAGAGGCTACCGACAGCCTGAAGATGGGACCGGGTATCATGAATACATTCACAGACACACCTGCTGCTATTGCATCATTCATGTGCACACTCAATGAGATTTCAGAGGGACGTGCAGTACTTGGAATTGGACCAGGTGACCTTTCAACACTTCCAAAGCTTGCAATTGAAGCTTCAAAGCCTGTTGCACGCCTTGCAGAGGGTGTAAAGCAGATCAAAGCACTCTGTGCAGGTGAAGAAGTCAAGAAGACCGGCGATATGCAGTTCTTCGACTATGACGGAGCAAAGCTCACAGGTGTCCAGCTTCCTGCAAAGAAGAAGCAGATCCCTACCTACATCGGCGCACAGGGTCCAAAGATGCTTGGACTTGCAGGTGAGATCGGAGATGGAGCACTTATCAACGCATCAAACTCCAAGGACTTTGACATTGCAATTCCACTGATCAAAGCAGCATGCGATGCAGTTGACGAGAAGAAGTTCAAGAAATTCGATGTTGGTGCATACACAGCAATGTCCATTGACCAGAGCGAGAAGAAGGCACGCAATGCAGCAAAGATCGTTGCAGCATTCATTGCAGCAGGTTCACCACCGGCACTTCTTGAGCGCCACGGACTTGATCTCAGCAATGTTGCAAAGATCAAGGAAGCTCTTGGACGCTTTGATTTCGGAGCAGTCGGAGGCCTTGTCGGTGATGCAGAGATTGACGCATTCACAATTGCAGGTACACCTGAGATGGTAAAAGAGAAATGTGATAACCTTACAGCATCCGGTGTTACACAGATTATCTTCGGTTCACCACTCGGACCTGACATGACAAACTCCATCCGTCTTCTCGGAAAATACATTATATAAGTCTGATATTTCTAAAATATCCAAATTTTTTTGACATTTCAGGCGTGAAGTTTCCCTGCACAGGCGGGTGGCAGTTTACCTGAATGATTTTCTGCACTGTTATTCTCTGTATTATTGCTCTGTGCATCATTCAGCTTTCTTTTATGTGGTTCGCCTGTTGTTATCTCTCCGTGCCTCTGTCTCCGGCATATTCTGCTCTTTAATATCTGACTCTGACTGATCTTTCGTCCCGGATGGCGGACATCTTCAGCAATTTTTTTGTTATTACGAAATGGATTTATCTGCGCTGAATTTATCTCCATTATACAATTATGCTGGAGATACTATTATTGGGTAAAAAAATTATTGTTTAATAAATGCATTCCGGATTTTTTTCAGAGAGGGTTGTTGCAGCTCCTGGGGGTAATGTCCGTTACAGGCAGGACAGTCTCTTTGGTTTTACGTGCCGGATAAGTCCTGAAAGGGAAAAAAGAGTTCCTGTTCGGGGTTTTATCCCTGAATCTTCCGGTGTTTCATGCCCTTTCTGTCCGGAAAATATTATGGGGGCGACTCCATCCTTTGCCGACGGGAAAAAACTGCTCATTGGTGAGAGTGTAACCTTCCCGAATCTCTATCCCTTTTCAGGCAGTCATATAGTTACAGTAATTACCAATTCTCACAATCCTGTGGGTTTGTCTGTCCGGCAGATAATAGATGCCCTTACGGGACAGTACGTGGCTCTGACGGGGTGTGGAGGTTACCCCTCTATAAACTGGAATAATTTGCCGTCTTCCGGTGCAAGCATGGTGCATCCCCATATGCAGGGGATATCTGATCAGAGTCCTTCATATGTCAACAGAATTTTCATCGGAAAGAGCCGTGAATTTATGTCACGGCATGGCTGTTGTTACTGGGATAAACTAAGGGAGTCGGAGGCAGACTCTGAAAGGTATATTTCCGGTGATGAAATACTGTGGTGCGCCTCTCCGGTACCGATTGGAGAGAAGGAAATCCGCGGCTATCTTCCATTTTCCTCCCTTCCGGATTTTGGATCATATATCTCTGACATATCGTCCGGTTTAAAAAAAATAATTGATTATTATCATTCATGCGGCCATTTCGCTTTCAATGCCACAATCCGGTTTGATAAGGAGGATAATGACGGTTCCTTCAGATCATTTGTCTCAGTTATTGCGCGGATCAACCCTAATGAGATGTCGGTCTCCGATTCTGCATTTATGGAAAGACTTCATTTTGAACCTGTGTGTATGACTCTTCCTGAAAAGATACCTTCAATGTTTAAGGGATCTGATTCCGGAAATTAGCTTTCACAGTCCGGCAGAAGTGCTGTTAAATTCGGAACTGATGCAGTTATCTTCTGTTTTCGTTATAAAAAAAGTTGCAGAATAATTGTTAATATTCTGCCAATCCGGTAAAATCCGGATTTATTAGTTATTTAAAATGTTAGTCTGTTTTATGTTTACCAGGGCTTTGAGATGAGCTCTGTCTTCCTGACAATTTCTCCGTCTGCCTTGTGTGGCATGCGGATAACGCCGTCACAACCCTTCTCAATTTCGCGTGCTTCGTCACAGAGGAGTGTTGCTGCACGCATCATCTCGTGAGCTGATGCAACGATTGGTGTGTAGTTCTCGTGGCCTTTTGTCATGAAGCAGGCTTTTACATTTACGCCTGCAACAGCCTGTGCAATCTCGTATGCTGCGCGTGCCTTTGCATATGCGTATGGGTTTGAGAACTCATCCACAACTGCCTTGTCGGATGTCATGACAATCTTTGGAAGTTCGAGTTCTGCACCCTTCTTTCCTTCTTTGACCTGGTCAATGACTTTGTCAATTGCGAACTGGAGTTTGCGGAAAGCGCCTGTGATTGTAAGAACTTTTACAAGGTTTCCGTTGTAGTCTGACATCTCTACCGGGTCAAGGAATTCACGGCGTGCTCCGATCATGGAGTCTGCCTTCATAATGATGTATCCGAAATCGGATTCCTTGAGTGCTGCAAAGTCATCCTTCTTGGATGTGATGTCGTCGGTAATGACAACGCATGGAATTCCTGCTGCTGCAAGAGCTTCACGTGCGCCCTTTGGTCCTGGGAGAACGCCGTTTGGTGAAACGACGATACAGAAGTCAGGAGCCCATGCTTTCATGTTCTCAACAACACGCTCAATATCTTCAGGCTGAAGTTTTGTTCCGCTTGTTGCCATGAATGTCTGCATGTCGTTACGGTCTGCACGCTCATCGAGGAGCAGTTCTGCCATTACACCACTTGCAATGTTTCCGAGTTTTGCTATTCCTACTTTAACTACCATATTTTATACCTCTCAAAATTGAGAACATTTTAAATTCATCCGGTCTGGATATAAAGATTTTGAATTCTTCCGGAGAAATGGTGGAAATACTCTGTTAACTTAACATGTTAAAGAAAAGTGTTTAAGTTTATTAGATCATATAACCATGTTAATGAAAGAAAGCCTTCTTACTGATCGCCAGAAAGAGGTCCTTAGATACAGGAAAAAGGGATACACGCAGCAGCAGATTGCTGATGTTATAGGGACTTCAAAGGCAAATGTCTGCACAATTGAAAAGGCAGCTATGGAAAATATAAAAAAAGCGCGTGAGACTCTTGAGTTTTTATTCACTCTTGACGCACGTGAACTCTGCGTGATCAAGTCCGGTTCTGACTTTATTGATGCAACACGGCAGATCTTTGACGAGGCTGAAAAGATGGGGATTAAGGTAAGGTATGATACAATTTCACTGATAAACCGTATGCGCGATTCAAATCCTGAAAAGTTCAGGGCGCGTTATATCAGGAATGATATTCTTGTTTATATCAATGATGACGGTGAAATTTATTTCAACTGAAATGTGAAGCTTTTTTAAAAAAGTTCCGGCAGATAAAATTATAATTCTTATTTTTCGGTGCGCTTTTATGATTTATTTCTCCTGTTATATCCGGCTGGTTTTGCATGGTGCGGAATAGGTTTTTAAACCTGTCTTTACAATATTTAGGAAACCGTTATGGGAAGTCCGGAATTTTAAGGGTGTGCAATATCTGAAAATATTGCATTTCTCTGGAATTCCGGGCATTTAATCTTATAATGTGGTTGCCCCGGTATTTTATGCCGGGTTTTGCCGAGATTAATGTCCGGTTCTGCCGGACGGGCTGACGATGTAGAATTTGATGTATGCGCAATATGGGTGGACGAAATTTTTCGGCCCTTACTCTGAAAGAGTAGTGCATATTAAGGTCAGAATCTGTTTGTGAGTAGTAAGTTGCCCTTTATAATTTAGGTGCACTGTCGGATGTCTGTGAAGATGCAGTTTATCCCCGGCCGGGTTAGAAGCCTGACTGCTGTACATTCGTTTCTGTTCCGATTCAGTCGTTTACTGTCCTTTGCAGGATTTATTCCTGCTTCTCGGAAGAATATTGTGAAAATTTAGTTTGTAGGACTGATCGAAAAATGCCCCAAACAACCAGACCACGCAGGGGATCCCTTGCATACAGCCCCCGCAAGCGTGCAAAAAGCCAGGTACCAAAGTACCAGTCATGGCAAGAGTGCGCCGGGGAACCGAAACTGCAGGGTTTTGCCGGATACAAGGTGGGTATGACACACATTGTAATGGTTGATGACCATAAGAACAGCCCAAGCGAAGGAAAAGAGATCGCTGTTCCAGTAACTATTGTGGAGATTCCCCCTATCAGGGTAATGGCAGTTCGGGCCTATACTAAGGATACATATGGAAAGAAAGTATTCGCTGAGGTATGGGCAGATGAACTTGACGGAAAACTGAAAGACCGTATCAGTATTCCAAAGAAGAACAATGCAGAAGAGAATGTTCAGAAGATAACCGAAGCCATTGAGGCCGGAAAAGTTACTGATATATTTGTTCTCGTGCACACACAGCCGGCCATGCTTACCGGTGTCCCCAAAAAAGTCCCTGACATGATGGAAATGCGTGTCGGCGGAGGAGATATCAGGGCATGCTTCGACCACGCAATCGGCCTGTTCGGCAGTGAAGTCGAACTTGAGGATATTGCAAGTGTCGGCCAGTATATAGATGTCACAGCTGTCACCACAGGTAAAGGAACCAATGGTCCTGTAAAGCGCTGGGGTATTCCTGTGAGGAAGCGCAAGCACTCACGTGGAAAGAAGAAGAGACATATCGGAAACCTCGGTCCGTGGACCCCTCACCATGTAAGGTGGCAGGTTGCACAGATTGGACAGATGGGATACCAGCAGAGAACTGAATTCAATAAGCGCATTCTCAAAGTCGGAGATAACCCTGAAGAGATCAACCCCGCAGGTGGGTTCCTCCACTACGGACTTGTCAGAGGCAGATATATTGCTATTAAAGGTTCAATTCCGGGACCTACAAAGCGTCTTATCAGAATCAGACCGGCAATCCGCCAGGGAGAACACGTTGTACGCGAGCCGTCTATCAGCTATATCAGCACAATGAGTAAGCAGGGGTGAACTGAGAGATGAAAGCACAGATATTATCTATAGATGGTCAGAACGCCGGTGAGATGGATCTTCCGGCAGTATTTGATGAGTATTACAGGCCTGATTTAATTAAGAGGGCAGTTATCTCCAACCAGAGTACCCGCTATCAGCCTCATGGCACCAATCCATATGCAGGAATAAAAACTTCCGCAGCATCATGGGGAAGTGGCAGAGGTGCAGCACAGGTTCCAAGGATTAAGAATGGTTCCCGTGTGGCACGTATCCCGCAGGCCGTCGGTGGCCGTGCAGCTCATCCGCCAAAGGTTGAGAAGATCCTTGTCAGGAAGATAAACAAGCAGGAAAAGAGAATAGCGATCAGATCGGCAATCGCTGCAACCACAAATCCTGAACTTGTTCTTGCACGCGGACACAAATTTGAAGGTGACGTACCATTTGTTTTTGAGGATTCTTTCGAAGAACTCGCCAGAACAAAAGATGTAGTCTCAGCACTTGAGGCAGCAGGTCTTTACCAGGATGTAGTCCGTTCAAGAGATTCAAGGAAAGTTCGTGCAGGACGCGGAAAACTCCGTGGCCGCCGTTACAAACAGCGCAAGAGCCTTCTTATCGTAACATCGGAAAAGCCACATCAGGCAGCTGCAAATCTTGCAGGTGTTGATGCGGTATCTGTCAACCAGTTAAATGCAGAACTTCTGGCACCTGGTACTCATGCAGGTCGTCTGACTGTCTGGACTGTTGCAGCACTTAAGAAGATGGAGGACTTTTAAATGATAATTAAACATCCGTATGTCTCTGAAAAAGCAGCAATGGGTCTTGAATTTGACGGTAAACTCCAGTTCTTTGTTGACAGAAAGGCAACAAAGGCACAGGTTGCCTATGAAGTCGAGAAGATGTTTGACAAGAAGGTTACAGCCGTCAGGACACTTATGACAATGAAGGGAGAGAAGAAAGCCATTGTCAGCTTTGAAGATGAAAAAGCCGGAGAAGAAATTCTCAGCAGACTAGGAATAATGTAAGGTGGTGTGAATGGGAAAAAGAATTATATCACAGAATCGTGGCCGTGGTGGCCCGGTGTATCGTGCTCCGTCACACAAATACAAAGCATCACTCAAACATCCTGGCAAGCTGGACGAGACCGTCCGTGGCAGAATTATTGATATTGAACACGACCCTGCAAGGCACGCACCAATTGCTCTCGTCGAACTTGAAGAGGGAGAAAAGATCTACATGCTGGTTACTGAAGGCATGTCAGTCGGTGAAGATGTTGCATGGGGTCCTGAAGCTGAAGTCAAAAACGGAAACACACTCAGGCTCATCGACATTCCGGTCGGAGCATTTGTCTGTAATGTAGAGGCAAGGCCAAACGACGGTGGTAAGTTCATCCGTGCAAGCGGTGTTCAGTCACAGGTCATAGGCAAGTCCAATGAAGGACGTGTCGGTATCAGGATGCCAAGCGGAAAGCACAAGTGGTTCCACGGTTTCTGTCGTGCAACAGTCGGAATTGTTGCAGGTGGAGGACGCAGTGAGAAGCCGTTTGTTAAAGCCGGAAAGAAGTTCCACAAGATTAAGTCACAGGCACAGAAATGGCCGAGAGTCAAAGGTGTCTGCATGAACGTGATTGACCATCCGTTCGGAGGGGGAGGCCACCAGCACTGCGGAAGGCCAAAGACTGTAGCACGTGGAACATCACCTGGAAGAAAGGTCGGACACATTGCTGCCAAGAGGACAGGAAGGAAGTAACGAGGTGGTGTAGACAATGGCAAAAAAAATACAGAGAAGATTGCCGAGGCGAAAAGAAGAATTCACCTATCACGGCTACAAAATTGAGGAACTTCAGCAGATGAGTCTCAGTGAGCTTCTTCCGATTATGCCTGCAAGGGCACGCCGTAAATTCGGCCGCGGACTCTCACCCGGACATGAAAAAGTCATCTCTGAGGTAAGAGAAGGAAAGGAACGCATTAGAACACATATTCGTGATCTGGTTATCATGCCGGAGATGGTCGGCAAGACAATTGAGGTATATAATGGCAAGGAGTTCCTCAAGGTTGAAATTCAGCCTGAGGCAGTCTTTGCATATCTTGGTGAATTTGCTCTTACCAGAAGGCGTGTAGCTCACGGAAGTGCAGGTATCGGTGCGACAAGATCCAGTAAATTTGTACCACTGAAGTGATTGATATGGCAAGAACAGAATATTCAGTCGATATTAAAGGCGATAATGTTGCAAGAGCAAAGGGAAATGAGTTCCCTACCTCTCCAAAACATTCCATTGAAATTGCTGCTTTCATCAGAGGTATGAAAACCGGTGAGGCAATTGAATATCTCGAAGATGTAGTTGCACTTAAAAAACCAATTCCATTCAAGAGATTCAACCGTAATGTTGCACACAAAAAAGGTCTTAAAAACTGGGATGCAGGAAGATTTCCTGTAAAGGCTTCAGAGTATTTCCTGAAGGTCTTAAGATCAGTTGAAAAGAATGCAGAGTACATTGGACTTGATACTGAAAAACTTCAGATCATTGTTGTATCTGCAAGCAGGGGAAGAAGAATGAAATCTGTCTTCCCTCGTGCAATGGGCAGAGCAACTCCAAAATATGCGGACTCCGTAAATATTGAGATCGTTGTCAGAGAGGTGGAGTAATGGCAGTAGAGAAGAGATTTGTTGAAGATGGTGTTCGCACTGCACGTGTCGAGAAGTTTCTTGTAAAAGAGCTTAAGAGAGCAGGATACGGCGGCACTGATATTGTCAGGACACCTCTTGGTACACAGGTCACAATTTATGCTGAAAAACCGGGAATTGTTATCGGAAAGGGTGGAAAGGTAGTTCGTGAACTTACTTCCACACTTCAGCATGATTACGGCATTGAATCACCTCAGATTGAGGTTCAGCAGGTTGAAAATCCATCCTTCAATGCAC
This window harbors:
- a CDS encoding 50S ribosomal protein L22 → MARTEYSVDIKGDNVARAKGNEFPTSPKHSIEIAAFIRGMKTGEAIEYLEDVVALKKPIPFKRFNRNVAHKKGLKNWDAGRFPVKASEYFLKVLRSVEKNAEYIGLDTEKLQIIVVSASRGRRMKSVFPRAMGRATPKYADSVNIEIVVREVE
- a CDS encoding 50S ribosomal protein L23: MIIKHPYVSEKAAMGLEFDGKLQFFVDRKATKAQVAYEVEKMFDKKVTAVRTLMTMKGEKKAIVSFEDEKAGEEILSRLGIM
- a CDS encoding F420-dependent methylenetetrahydromethanopterin dehydrogenase, which encodes MVVKVGIAKLGNIASGVMAELLLDERADRNDMQTFMATSGTKLQPEDIERVVENMKAWAPDFCIVVSPNGVLPGPKGAREALAAAGIPCVVITDDITSKKDDFAALKESDFGYIIMKADSMIGARREFLDPVEMSDYNGNLVKVLTITGAFRKLQFAIDKVIDQVKEGKKGAELELPKIVMTSDKAVVDEFSNPYAYAKARAAYEIAQAVAGVNVKACFMTKGHENYTPIVASAHEMMRAATLLCDEAREIEKGCDGVIRMPHKADGEIVRKTELISKPW
- a CDS encoding Tfx family DNA-binding protein, whose protein sequence is MKESLLTDRQKEVLRYRKKGYTQQQIADVIGTSKANVCTIEKAAMENIKKARETLEFLFTLDARELCVIKSGSDFIDATRQIFDEAEKMGIKVRYDTISLINRMRDSNPEKFRARYIRNDILVYINDDGEIYFN
- a CDS encoding 30S ribosomal protein S19, producing MAKKIQRRLPRRKEEFTYHGYKIEELQQMSLSELLPIMPARARRKFGRGLSPGHEKVISEVREGKERIRTHIRDLVIMPEMVGKTIEVYNGKEFLKVEIQPEAVFAYLGEFALTRRRVAHGSAGIGATRSSKFVPLK
- a CDS encoding 5,10-methylenetetrahydromethanopterin reductase; amino-acid sequence: MSYGIEFVPGNISVKQVVNYCKLAEQKDIDFAWITNHYNNRHCYPTLAAIAEATDSLKMGPGIMNTFTDTPAAIASFMCTLNEISEGRAVLGIGPGDLSTLPKLAIEASKPVARLAEGVKQIKALCAGEEVKKTGDMQFFDYDGAKLTGVQLPAKKKQIPTYIGAQGPKMLGLAGEIGDGALINASNSKDFDIAIPLIKAACDAVDEKKFKKFDVGAYTAMSIDQSEKKARNAAKIVAAFIAAGSPPALLERHGLDLSNVAKIKEALGRFDFGAVGGLVGDAEIDAFTIAGTPEMVKEKCDNLTASGVTQIIFGSPLGPDMTNSIRLLGKYII
- a CDS encoding galactose-1-phosphate uridylyltransferase encodes the protein MHSGFFSERVVAAPGGNVRYRQDSLFGFTCRISPEREKRVPVRGFIPESSGVSCPFCPENIMGATPSFADGKKLLIGESVTFPNLYPFSGSHIVTVITNSHNPVGLSVRQIIDALTGQYVALTGCGGYPSINWNNLPSSGASMVHPHMQGISDQSPSYVNRIFIGKSREFMSRHGCCYWDKLRESEADSERYISGDEILWCASPVPIGEKEIRGYLPFSSLPDFGSYISDISSGLKKIIDYYHSCGHFAFNATIRFDKEDNDGSFRSFVSVIARINPNEMSVSDSAFMERLHFEPVCMTLPEKIPSMFKGSDSGN
- a CDS encoding 50S ribosomal protein L3, whose amino-acid sequence is MPQTTRPRRGSLAYSPRKRAKSQVPKYQSWQECAGEPKLQGFAGYKVGMTHIVMVDDHKNSPSEGKEIAVPVTIVEIPPIRVMAVRAYTKDTYGKKVFAEVWADELDGKLKDRISIPKKNNAEENVQKITEAIEAGKVTDIFVLVHTQPAMLTGVPKKVPDMMEMRVGGGDIRACFDHAIGLFGSEVELEDIASVGQYIDVTAVTTGKGTNGPVKRWGIPVRKRKHSRGKKKRHIGNLGPWTPHHVRWQVAQIGQMGYQQRTEFNKRILKVGDNPEEINPAGGFLHYGLVRGRYIAIKGSIPGPTKRLIRIRPAIRQGEHVVREPSISYISTMSKQG
- a CDS encoding 50S ribosomal protein L2, producing the protein MGKRIISQNRGRGGPVYRAPSHKYKASLKHPGKLDETVRGRIIDIEHDPARHAPIALVELEEGEKIYMLVTEGMSVGEDVAWGPEAEVKNGNTLRLIDIPVGAFVCNVEARPNDGGKFIRASGVQSQVIGKSNEGRVGIRMPSGKHKWFHGFCRATVGIVAGGGRSEKPFVKAGKKFHKIKSQAQKWPRVKGVCMNVIDHPFGGGGHQHCGRPKTVARGTSPGRKVGHIAAKRTGRK
- the rpl4p gene encoding 50S ribosomal protein L4, coding for MKAQILSIDGQNAGEMDLPAVFDEYYRPDLIKRAVISNQSTRYQPHGTNPYAGIKTSAASWGSGRGAAQVPRIKNGSRVARIPQAVGGRAAHPPKVEKILVRKINKQEKRIAIRSAIAATTNPELVLARGHKFEGDVPFVFEDSFEELARTKDVVSALEAAGLYQDVVRSRDSRKVRAGRGKLRGRRYKQRKSLLIVTSEKPHQAAANLAGVDAVSVNQLNAELLAPGTHAGRLTVWTVAALKKMEDF